CATCTGCCACAGATTATTATTACAGCATGTCATTATAATAATAACCTGCTGTGATTGGTTTATCTGTAGAGGGATTATCAGTTGATGTCACGCTACGTCAGTACCCACCGTACTGATCATCACTATTTAAGCTGTTTACAATTCtgctaataaaattatttacacctCGCACAGCCAGCAAGATGGATAtgggtaaccatggcaaccagtggCAGTTTCAGTTCAGACACCAAATGTACCTCAGTGGAAATCATTTTAGAACTAAAGCAGAAGTTATCATCTTCAGTCttggggttcagccaatcagtggcAGGGGAAATTTATGCcgcttctggattggctgctttgcagaCATCAGCCAATGATGGCATGTCAAGTTGTATCACTTTTGGTATCTCagcttttctgcatttttgtttgaatattttataaatgcactgcagaaaaataatcataaaataatctggatatacagtatgttcTTCTTAAATAACTCTGACTAAAATTGAACAAGTCAATGTTACTcagttaatttaataaaattaaaaaaattctcaggCAGGAAATTTGCATATTTGCTTTTTTCAAAGTAAGGCTAGCTAAATAGGTTTTACAGTGTGTTAGCTGAGCTCTGGCCTAGAGGGAATGTAGATTATAAAGTTTCTCGGCCCTGATGCTTTAAACGCCAATAAAACATCCGGCAAGTTTTAGAAACATCTCATGACATTGAAATTAGTGAAACTACAGAGTTTGGCAGTCTGACCTCTTTTGCTgttaacctttgacctcagcAGTTATGTAGAGAACCCTTTTACtttctaaaaaataactttcttaGGTTCTCCTTGTTTTTACAAGCAATTCTAGGCAGATCATAAAAACCACGGCAGTTGATTGCAGTGCGTCTGAACGCTTCACACCATCCCTGGGCTGCAGACGCCACATCTGTCATCTGTCGCCTCCCCCTGGGAGTGTGCTGCATGCTGCAGGAGGTTTTTTCCAGTGAGAGTCAGTGAGGCCTGCTGAGCCGATGTGGGACCAGCTGTGGTTCAACCTACAAATCAGATTTAGAATTGGTcgttaaaaatgtctgctgaGAGTAAACGTGCAAAATCTGCCTCCTCCCCGTAATTAGGAGTCTTTGTTTATGTGTCTGAGCATAAGTAAGCACTCAGgaatgctgtttttattgctctgggTGATTGCAGAAGTTGGTAATCTAGTAAGTGTGTGCTgatgcctcttttttttttttttttttcttctccgaagagtttttgcgacgctagtggctcgtattttttctacagtaggcagacaggaaggaggatgAGGAGAGGGTGGAAGATATGCAGTAAAGGttgtcgggaccgggagtcaaacccgcgacgtccacgtcgaggactaaggcctccaaacgtggggtgtgctaaccccctgcgccaccacagcacgccccctgATGCCTctttttaaggaaaacaaaaagtaatttaatggAAAATCCTCCAAAGGCTCAGAAAGCAGAGTGTAGCTGCAGCCATCCATATATTTGGATCAGAATTTCTTTGCGTtatctttgtggtttttttgtctttgtttgttttctttatttttttttttggaaagagtTTATTGGGTCAATTGGCTTAACcagtctttctttctctgttttactcttctctctttttccttgtttcttttttgtttatcagcttcttttgttttttctttgttccttgTCCGTTTCTTTTGTCtgctttttgtgcttttttcagatgaaatatCTTTACAGACAAACTAACATAAATTAACAGCTGAAAtaacttttgtcattttatctcgctcttttttatttagttttttttttacttgaattgtgcaatatttttacttaatttttgaATTTATAAACCATTTCACAAAATTTACATGCTTTTTAGAGTGCATGGCtgctttaaattacattttcctccttttttttttttcactcttccTATACATTTGTTGCATGTCTACCTAATAGAATGTTTATTTGTGCATGTCAACCTAAATAGAATCATTTATAGATGCTGCTGCATATTATTGCTGTGAAAATGTAGATGTCTACATTGTTAGATATTGTGTCAGACTTTTAAAGTTGGATTTGAATCTCCTCTTCAGGCTGAATGTTGTGGCTTTGTGTCACTAGACCAGCAACAAATACTCTTCTGTGCGATTGTtggtattttgaaaatattcaaatgttcaTCTATTTTTAAGTCGGAGGGAAATGAGCAAGGTTTCCCTCTTTGCTCTCTGTTTGTTGCAGATTTTTGAGACCTGCAGATCTTTTAAGTCAGGCTATGAAGTGGAACCAGTTGAATCTGACTTTTGggccttttgttttgttggagaATGAGGATGTTGGCATTCACAACAAACTTCCTTGGGGAAACGGAAACAATGTGTAGATATCATTGTTGTGTGTGGAACTACTGAGACTCCCTTGTGCATCATCCAAACTACCATTTTCTCCCACAGTCAAACCAATTATggactgttttattgttttcatttttattttaccctcTGATTTGTATGAATCTTGGTTTACTACTGCTACAACTGTTagggtgcgttcacaccagccctgtttaatcTACTTTAATGAAACTCCAGttcgtttgcctagaaagtccggtttatTTTGagaaggtgtgaatgtgcaatcaaaccAAAAAATTTAACTCTGGTTCGCCTAtaaacctcagtctgggttcggctgaagtgaactctgatacGGTTTGAGTGTacatgtgaacgccaagcagaccgttgcaaaagcaggaagtagactgtagcgcagggcattctgggtacatacaaccaaaacaaacacaggagtAGCGCTAATGGGAGACCTGGCTCAGTTTTTACTAAAGATGAAAGAGAAATTTTGCAACTGCTAAAGTCTGACGCCGCTCCATTTTTctagaaggaagttgtgctcagtgtcttcttcagatgtttttgtcgcttccttcagtggttcttggtgcagcgcccccacaggcaaggaggggaaaagtttttcaaagggttcagtttgtttgacacagcagtgtgaaagagaaccacatcagctgaaaatgtagcaaatgttgcaattttagaGACATTTCCCATCTTCTGATGTAGCTAAAACTGAAGTTACCCAAGCATGAGGTACGTTTTGCAgtaggagggactggtgcacttcaaCAAATGGACAAAGAATATCATTTGGAAACATTGATGCAACAACAATTACTTGATTTATACTGATAAATGCCCATCGGGGGACTTGCACTGCAAATAAGCTAAGACtgtaaatgttattgtttatacttaccatgcaaataaacaataagtGGGCGGAGCTAGAAAAATCAATCAGGAGGAATGGAACAGAATTCTAGCAAACTGTATTGAGATgcttttcaaatacatttataaaatattcagttctaTCAAATATAAAGGAAATGCTTtgtgaataaatttgtaaatttaaaaagttggaaaaattCTGCAGAGTGATTTCTATCATCCTAACCagtctttattttgttctgcaTTTGCCAATTCAGTTAGAATAACATTTTATGCTCAAGATCTTCCCGATTTTGCCTccatttttaaatcctttttcttctgtgtgtgtAATGAGAGCTGAATCAGGTAAAGTGACTTAAATCTGCATGCACATGGtttaaaatggctgcttttTCTGCCTTTAGCACATCGTAAAGTGCCACGGCAGCACGCTGCTGCCCCAGTTCCTGGGAATGTACCGGGTGAGCGTCGACAGCGAGGAGGCGTACCTCATCGTCATGAGGAACATGTTCAGTCATAGGCTGGTGGTTCACAGGAAGTATGACCTGAAGGTAAGGAGGAACCACCGGGCGTTGGCTCAAACTGTACCGGTTCATAAAGTAAAGAggaagtcagaaaaaaacacaaacttttctGTTGATTTAACAAAGggtttaaacaaataatataaaGACATTCTGCTGTCTCAAATACTCTGCCTAAAGGTATTGCATGTCATTgactaaagaaattaaaaataaatggctaaaatgtcattttcataaCAGAAAACTGTTGTTTACAGGGCTCTCTGGTTGATCGTGAAGCAAGTGACAAAGAAAGGGTAAGCATATCTTTTTAGCATCGATTCATGCTAAAgttatcaaaatcaaatcaaattttatttgtatagcacatttcagcagcaaggcatttcaaagtgctttacatcatatcaaacacagaaacacaaagcaacatggaatcaacaatcaaaacatgacattaagtcaggttccatcaataaatttgtaattgattacgtttcaaatacaatcctaaacaggtgggtttttagtcgagtttgcatccataaaaggtttacctgttacactcctactgtgttatatggaacaaaatacttattgctatttttattcccactcactcACATACACGTTATGTATAAAATGTCTGAACTGTGTTGTTTGATGCGAAGGAAAAAGAGCTTCCAACCTTTAAGGACATGGACTTCAGGAACAACCTGCAGAAGGTTTACGTTACAGACGAGGAGAAGGAGAAGTTCATGGAGAAACTCAACAAAGATGTTGAGGTGAGCGTTTAAAAGCCGATAATTATCTCCACTTTACAgaaggaggagggaaaaaactGAAGCTGCACCGCCGCTTTACAGGATCAAGATGTCAGATCTGAAACTCTATCTACTAAACGGAGAAATGTGGATCTTACTAAACTAATGAAtcagtcaaattttatttacatacaaatttttatggagaaaaatgtcaaagaaaacagttttacaaagtaaaacgATCAACAATCATGACTGATAACATGGTAAACATTGTGGAACTAGAATAAAAAGAtgtaagcaaacaaaaaaaacacacaaatcataATCCTATCATGTCAGAAATGCTCTTAAttatatgataaattaaaaacataaaactgtcaTTTGATTTTTGGAATAATacagaagattttatttaaaaggttaaTAATCTTAATTTTAAGAGGTGTGTCTGAGTGACATGGTTTTGTATAcgtgaagaaatgttttaccCAATAGGAGAATTCAACTGCTTTGCCACTATCTGACCTACAGATGGCAGCACTGAGACAGTTTTAGGCAAAATAATGAGgaacaaataaaattcacacaaaagtCTCTTAATtagcacagaaacataaacatggAGCCCTAAATTTTATTAggtagtttatttaatttgatttaaggACTTctctaacaaaataaatgccatAGAACAAACCACTGATGACCTTACTGTTCTATAcatgagatttttaaaataatgtataaaCGTAAGAGCAGATTTGTGAATTTCATTAAAGATTTGGAAAcgatttataaatattaagattttaatgTCGATGTTGATACATTTCTGTGGTTAGTTGGTAAAATTTTACTGTTTCTGAAAACTGTTGGCTTCActttatttatatcttttatatttaattttagaaattacATTAGCTTCCTGTCCCAGTGACTCTGATATCAATTAGTGATGCCTTGATCCCGATCCAATACCAAAACTGcctgtttctgcttttatttcccttccttcatgttttattttaaatcctctgagcaaacagttttatttcctctcttccAGTTCCTGGTGAAGCTGAAGATCATGGACTACAGCCTGTTGCTCGGAATCCATGACATCGGCCGAGCCGagcgggaggaggaggagagcggGGAGGTGTCCAACGAGGAGGAAGCCGAGTCGGAGAACGGGCTGGCTCCGGGCCCCGCTGTAGGTTCCTACGGAACGTCTCCTGAAGGGATCGCTGGTTACATGTCGTCCTGCAAGCCTCTGGGGCCGGGCGAGTTCGACCCCTACGTGGATGTTTACGCACTCCGGAGCTGCCCAGGTGAAAAATTTGGCGTGTTAACTGCAGGTTTAGATGGAGTAAGCTTTAGTTGAGTCTTTAATGCAATAAAcaagggctgaaatgattaatcaaattcattgtgattaattgatatAATCGTTAGCTAATATTCTAATCGACTAATCGTTAAGTGAAGTATAGAGTCTTAAAATCCCGTTATACTTAAAGAACAACtattcagagcaataattaagccaaaactgtataaaatatattgcatttaaaccaaaaaaaactttgcttttcaaaaatgttcttctCCGAACTCATGTGGCAAGTCTGAAGAACTTAAAATATTAGCAGAACTGCCTATTTTTTTTATCGGATTAATTGCTAGAATAATCTATAGatagattaattgattagttgTGGCTCTATAATAAACCCACAATTTTTGGTTCCTTTTCCTTGATCATAACCGTCCTTGAGCTTCAGCATCTACGTCTCTAATGTCTGAATCCTGTAGGTCTGTACTTAATGATTAtcttagtaattgattattcttatgattaattggttaatcagataaaaattggacacattctacagattttcttttaaccagCGAggcctttttttaaacaatgttagaaatacattaaaagatgcaagcaaactaggtgaagctaaaacttgaTTCCATTTGAAGAGTTTTGGGTATAATTAAATATGCAgaatgcaatatatatatataataaccaagtcaaaaatgatcagttttgaCTTGGTTATTGCTGAgtgtgttctttcagcaaatggtctTGTTCTGATCCTACTccaattaatgattaatcgattactaaattactaGGCGATTATTTccataattgattaatcacgatgaATCATTTGAGCCCTTAAATCAGAAGTGAACTTCCACCCAGCTgacttttcctgtgttttaacCTCAGGTGCCCCGCAGAGGGAGGTCTACTTCATGGGCCTGATAGACGTTCTCACACAATACGACACCAAGAAGAAAGCCGCTCACGCCGCAAAAACGGTCAAACACGGGGTGAGTCAGTCCTTCTCTTCCACATCAAGTTCATACGGGTCCTTGAAATCcctgaaaatgcttgaattcgTAATATATAATTGATTAAGATACAAAATATCACACAATCTTTATTTCAAGGTTATTGAAATTTGgggattttaaaattaaattagtgttttatgacattttttctcCTAGAGAATGTAGAATAGCatgaaaaaacattattaataacaataataaattatattgcATAATTGTCTTCTTCTTGGTTCATTTGGATTATGTTTATCTCTCCTAAGTATGGTCCTggaaacttaccttgaaaatgcctgaaaagtgcttgaattttgcTGTGAGAAAAGCATACGACCCGTTCTCTTCGCTCTGATTCTGACCCGTTTATGTCCGCCGCAGGCCGGGGCTGAAATCTCCACGGTCCATCCTGAGCAGTACGCTAAACGCTTTCGGGACTTCATCTCGAAGATTTTCGCGTAAGCCTCCGCCTGCGGACGCTGCCAGAAGTCATTCCAGCCTTCAACTGTAGATCAACACTAGTATGCACACATGGATCAATATTTAAATTAGGTGGCGAGTCAAAACTTGTAGCATTATGatgcatatatttattttgaagatatatgtatatatatatatttctttaggTATTGAACACTGTTGGGAACAGTAGTGTGTGTGGGGAATGGGAGCACTTTTGATCATGAACTGATgggggttttatttttgatttttgttttttttcattttggttttcaaacattaaactaccgtattttccagaTCATAGAGCCcacctcactataagccgcatttacaaagttttttttttaaaaactggaaacgtacatatataagccgcactgactataagccgctggtatctctgccgctctcggttttccacaaGAACGCAGCAGAGGGCAGCGTCCTGAATACatctgctattaaggacgcagccctgcaTCTCCAATgccgaaccatggattcgttcaTGCCGAGCTTAATACGTGCAGCGGCTATCGATCTGTACTGCCAGATCAAaagccttcaacttaaaagctgcatcaaaTGAACATCTtcgtttccatgatgagggggtatgagtttgaaaacatttctctgtcatatctgctgctagcatgtacttgttctaaataaaaattagcgatttcttctttgatttccaattttgacttccaatgattcgcttcctgctaaagagccccctggtggttgaagaaaaatccacagaaaagcctcaCCGGGCTATAAGTTGCATGGTTCAAAGtgtgggaaaaaagtagcggcgtatagtccgaaaaatacggtaaataaataatgttatgATAAATAGTCAATGCACAATAATTATTTAGATTAGCTTTTTATAAAAGGAACACCTCTGGTTTGGAGTCTGGCTGGATGTTCTCTTTTGCTTCGTTTCCACTGAGCGGTATGGTGATAATAtccaaaatatcaatattaGATTTGGTATCAATAATACCTAACCTTAACCTTGCAATCAAGGTTTGGATTGCAACAATGTTATCCCAGGAGTTCCAGGATGTTTGGCTTTGCTGCTGTATTcgttgtacaatggctgctggaaaagacaagtgttttgttgtttacttaTCCAGAAGCCACTAGTTgcattcttgttgtttgtgcaggaggctccacctCTGcctttcaaagatgtatggttgtataactgtgcatctgttttcagccattttcagctCATTCTGACTAAAATTGTGTTATCTAAAATGATGTGTAAAACAAATGCAATGTAACATCCACCCTAGCATGTTCAGTGAAACTTAATACAACTGTGGAATGATTCAATTtgcatttacaacaaaaacagacgAACTGCTCAGTCGAAACGAAGCGCTACCTTGTGTGAAGTACGATCAATCGCTCGTGGTTGAATCTTGAAGGATTTCTGACAGCTGAGCCAAACATGAAGCttaaaaacagaagcacaaGAGCGTCTTTGTTCCCAGTAACGTCTCAAACCTCCAATCTCGCCatattttaactgaaaacagacgccaaaacaaaaattaccTGTAAGAGTCAAAGATACTCAGAACTGGTTAATTATGGACAGAGCTGAGCTGTTTGCTGCTTCCAATCTTTATGCTAAACTAAACATTTACGATTAGTTTGTGGAAACACAAGCAGTTTCCCAGAATTATTCCCTAAATCTTTAAATGAATAATAGATTGTCATTTAGAATAAAGCAGCTTTTAGTAAACATTAATCCATAGAAGCAGGTATTTGTAGTTCTTAGTGCCAAAAACTTTATCACAgcagatatttatattttgccaATTAATctgacctttttttattttgttttaagggGGGGTTGCATTTTTTAGCTAAATTTGTAGCATATTGTCAGAGATTGATGGAAACTAAGCAATCATATCTAAGCCTGTGAACATGTCTTCCAGCCGTTTCAGCGTCCGAACTAATGAGGAGCTCGTTTGTAAGGAGACGGGTCCAGATTCTGGGCTGCCTGGTCTCCATCCTGGTTCTAATTGAACAGTGTGGTGGTTTGTGCATTTAAGTggcaaatgtgtgttttattattattatgatttaaGGTTAAAATTAGGTGATACTTTCTGGAGTCACGCTACATTTTATCAGCTTGGCCTTAACACAGTGAGGTTTCTGAGCTTTCCTGGCAGCAGGTGAGGCAGAATGAATGCAGATACTTCGTCTGTACGATGCCTCGTCTAAACATTAGCTGCACATGatgtattttttgcaaattagCTTTTGGaccaaattatattttacaaagattGGAACGTATTTCCATGGAAAATGTGTGCGAGCGCTTGATGACTGGTGAAAATGAGTATTGGATCTGCCGGTGGTTTTTAGAGTCCGGATCGACTTCGTGTGACACTTTCGTCTTAGAAATACCTcaagtttttaaatgtccaGAGGAGGAACgctgttgatttttgttgtagttgtaaaacatttcctctgacATCATTCCTCTTATGCAATGAATCATCTGTTCAACATGATTTTCACTTCTTCCTTTTGTGTCTGGataatgtgtttttcatgtACTTTgtaaactaaagtaaaaatgtgcaaGTGTCGGCTTTTACATgtaacaaaactatttttaggGGGCAACGTATTAAACttgtaaactttgtttttgcttttattttgacactaAAAACTGTCAGTTTTGTGTGAAGCATATggagtgattttattttatattttctttgaatttaaggagaaataaacattttgttctgataTCAATATGCTTGAATGTACAGTTGGTATCTAAACTTCCAGCAGACCAAAATTTATGCAAGGAAGCAGCTGATTTCAGCTTTTCACAGCtgaaattagtttgtttttctgcatgtttcagatGTTACAATAGGATATTTACAGTCCGTAACCACTAGATGGCGGTGTAACCTGTACACAGAACCCTTATGATCCCAATTTTTCCTCTTAAATAATAGAAAGGTAAATTCATGATCTCTCAAAACTGAAAACACTCACAGGTGGAAAATGTAATTGGTAAgcaatgtttaatattttgcatatttatggaactgtaaaaaaaagccACTTTAGGTTTATCAggtaattaaaaattatttcaagatGTTGAAATTAAATACAGAAGATGAGTATTTGATCctccttttgttttcctcttctccTCTTCTGTTTTCGTGTCAAACAGAAGAGGTAAGCAGCCTGTCATTAACTTTAGCTATAAAAATTAAGGTCTGACGTTTCTGTAATCTTATACGAAGACATTCATTTATGGAAATATGGTGAGCTGCCTTAACGGTTTGCTAATTATTAATCTacattacttgttttttttgttacataaaaCTATGCCTAGAACagtttgattaatcaattacgaAAATAATCGTCAACTTATTTAACGATCAACAGGCTGTACGGActctaaaacatgcagtttaCTGTTTTAGAATATACAAGATATTCAGAGAAGTAACAGTGACTCTTGAGAAGTgggacaaaatgggtttaaattcAATGTTcggagattaatctcaaaattttagttatcaaatttttgtcaaattcagaaatttccttttgTTCCAACCCAACAACATTTCTTTAGCTTAATCTCAATTTGggtttttctagcaaatttttgtctGCAAACtcagacgttttttttttctggaaaatttttGAAACCATcctcaaaatttgtttttcaagcaAATCTTAatcttttcaaactcagaaatgtccttatTTTACTAGCAATTCTTTTTAcattaatgtgaaaatgtgagtttttattctaacaaatttttgtcctttcaaatttagaaatgtagttgacttttttttctaaaaaaaaaaaaaaaaaaaaaaagcattatcAAACCCAAAAAGGCTTAGCCACATTTGTTCCGAAAACAGTGGAAAATCACTATAACAGTGCTGTTATTCTTCTAAAGTAGCCCAGAAGCTGcaatttaatgcattttgttgCTCCTTTCTCCGAATCCCCGTCCAGAAATAATTATTCTGTGATCTCTTTGGCGCCCTCTGTAGCCGGGCGCCCCCCGGACAGTTTCGTGGTTTTCTCCCAAACCTCTTCAGCGAGGTTTGCCGGGATATGTCAGTTTCTGCTGACCGCTTCCTTCCAGTTTCATCAGAAGAGAGCAGATCTGCTGACAGGTTCCTACTTGTTGCACCAAAAGGCCGAGTGGAGTTGCTCAATGGCCTCCGGGCAGGATGACAGAGGAACAGACGCAGAAGGGCGCTTGGCGGGGTCAAGTCAG
The genomic region above belongs to Xiphophorus maculatus strain JP 163 A chromosome 1, X_maculatus-5.0-male, whole genome shotgun sequence and contains:
- the pip4k2c gene encoding phosphatidylinositol 5-phosphate 4-kinase type-2 gamma, yielding MAALGNSGTVTSSPMVVLAPKTKTKKKHFVQQKVKVFRASEPIVSVFIWGVNHSINDLSQVPVPVMLLPDDFKANTKVKVNNHLFNKENLPGHFKFKEYCPQVFRNLRERFGIEDLDYQVSLTRSPPVRSADDQGESLLLNSYDRTLVIKQISSEDVADMHNILSEYHQHIVKCHGSTLLPQFLGMYRVSVDSEEAYLIVMRNMFSHRLVVHRKYDLKGSLVDREASDKEREKELPTFKDMDFRNNLQKVYVTDEEKEKFMEKLNKDVEFLVKLKIMDYSLLLGIHDIGRAEREEEESGEVSNEEEAESENGLAPGPAVGSYGTSPEGIAGYMSSCKPLGPGEFDPYVDVYALRSCPGAPQREVYFMGLIDVLTQYDTKKKAAHAAKTVKHGAGAEISTVHPEQYAKRFRDFISKIFA